The genomic region ATAAAAAAGCTTTACTGATCAGTTTTTGTCTGATTGCCGCCTTTATGATTGTAGAACTTATTGGTGGCTTTCTTACAAATAGCTTAGCGCTTATTTCTGATGCCGGGCATATGTTAAGCGATGCTGCATCCCTTGGACTGAGTCTTGTCGCTTTTAAGATAGGAGAAAAAGCTGCGAATACCAGCAAAACATACGGATATAAACGTTTTGAAATTTTAGCCGCTTTTATTAATGGTATTACCTTGCTGGCTATTTCCTTATATATATTCTGGGAAGCGTACCACCGCTTTTTGGCCCCCCCTAATGTAGGATCGGGAATGCTGATTATTGCCTTTATTGGTCTTGTTGTCAATATCGCAGTTGCCTGGATTCTTATGAAGGGAGACACAGAAGAGAATCTGAATTTACGCAGTGCCTTTTTACACGTTTTGGGTGATTTGCTTGGTTCAGTTGGGGCCATTGTTGCCGGTCTACTGATTATGTTCTTTAACTGGAATATAGCAGACCCTATAGCAAGTGTTATTGTTGCATTACTGGTCCTGATCAGCGGCTGGAGAGTGACCAGAGATTCCGTTCATGTGTTGATGGAAGGAAAGCCATCCCATATTGAAATGGATGTTGTTGAGGAAACACTGTGTAATATATCAGGCGTTAAAGAAGTACATGATTTGCACGTATGGGCCATCACTTCAGATTTTCCAACTTTAACCTGTCATTTAATAGTTAAGGATGATGTGAATCGCGATTCGATTTTAGAAAAGGCATCAAATCTCCTGCATGATAAATTTGAACTGCATCATACGACGATACAGATAGAAGGAGCCGATGCCAAATTCCATAAAAAAGAAGATAATTGTAATTAAAGAGGCGATAAATATGGAAAAAAACAAAAATGAGGGTTATAAAGAGCTGGATGAGGATACACTTTTTATTGTTTCTCAAACATTTAAAGCATTATCCGATCCAACAAGACTGCGGATTTTATACTTGTTATTTCAAAAGGAATATTCCGTTAATCAGATTGCAGATACGCTCAAGCTTAAGCAATCCAATGTTTCACATCAGCTTCGGTATTTAAAAGGCCTGCGATTAGTAAAGTTTCGCAGAGAGGGAACAACCATTTATTATTCCCATGATGACGAGCATGTGATGAAGATGCTCGACCAGACAATCCATCATGCTTTACACCAATAAATGATGTCTTACACGTAAAAATGCTCACTCATTCCATAAACTTTCGAAAAACTTGAAATTTCTTTACTCACAGACTTTTCTGTACAGGATTTTTTTTATATACTAAATGAGTATGGTACATGATTAGGACCTTGCACCTGGCTCAGCAAATTCATGTAATATAAATGAATGAGTTGAGTCAGAAGCGGTGTAATCCTATAATAAAAAGAGTAATGTATACGTTTACGAAATTCTAATGGGGGTAGTGAAAAGTGTCAAACAAAGGGTCAGAAAGTATTTGGGATCAGTTTCACGGCCCAAACATGGGTTACGTTGAAGAGCAATATGAACAATTTTTGGAAGACCCTGATTTGGTAGATCCGTCATTAAAGGATATCTTTCGTGAATATGGAGCACCTGAATGGATATCCCCTGGCGGAACCACACAACCAGGAGAAGCACAGGAATTATCAGATGGTGACGTACAAAAAATCTCTGCGACTATGAAGCTAGTAGAGGCCATTCGTCGCCATGGACATTTAGAAGCGAATATTTATCCAGTAGGCAGGAAAAAAGATCGCTATTCTCCACTTGTTGATCCAAAAAATTATGGTTTGTCGGATGAAGATTTACGTTCCATTCCGGCAAGATGGGTATGGAAAAATGCACCATCCAATGTAAACAATGCTTTGGATGTTGTTAAGACGTTAAAATCGCGGTATGCTGGCAAAATTTCTTTTGAATTTTATCATGTACATGATGATCAGGAACGAGAGTGGCTTCAGCAAAATGTTGAAACCGGCAATTTCAATGTTACTCTTAATCCTGAAGAAAAAAAGGAATTGCTGCAAAATATAGCTGAAGTAGAAGGGTTTGAGCAATTTCTTGGAAAAACATTTGTAGGGCAAAAGCGCTTTTCTATAGAAGGTTTGGACGTTATGGTTCCAATGCTGAACCGTCTCGTTCATGAAGCAAACAATGATTCCGTTGAGCATGTACTTATGGGAATGGCCCACCGCGGTCGTTTAAATGTGTTAGCCCATGTTCTTGGGAAACCATACGATTTAATTTTTTCCGAATTCCATTCCTCACCTGATAAAGAACTGATTCCATCTGAAGGTTCAACAGGGATCAACTATGGATGGACAGGTGATGTGAAATACCATTTTGGTGCTGATCGTGATATTAAAGGGAAGAATGAAAAAAGCACACATGTAACGCTTGCGCATAATCCATCTCATTTGGAATTTGTAAACCCTATTGTGGAAGGGTATACACGTGCAGCACAGGACGACCGCACACATAGTGGCTATGCTGAGCCTGATCTGAATAAGGCATTTACCATTTCCATACATGGAGATGCAGCCTTTATCGGTGAAGGTGTGGTTGCTGAAACATTAAATCTTTCCCGTTTAAGGGGCTATCACACAGGTGGAACGATTCATATTATTGCTAATAATCTCGTCGGCTTTACGACCAATAATACTGATGGACGTTCCACAACTTATGCAAGTGATTTGGCAAAAGGATTTGAAATCCCGGTCGTTCATGTCAATGCAGACGATCCAGAAGCTTGTTTAACAGCTGTTAATCTCGTCTACGAATATCGTAAAAAGTTTCATAAAGATATTTTAATTGACTTAGTTGGCTATCGTCGCTATGGACATAACGAAATGGATGAACCAAGATCCACCCAGCCGTATTTATATCAGAATATTGATGAGCATGAATCAGCACTTCACGTTTATGCCCAAAGTCTGGTTGAAGAAGGTGTAATTTCAGAAGATGAGTTTAAGCAACTGAAGAAAGATGTTTCCAAAAAGTTTAAGTCCATTTATGAAAGTATGAAAGAGGACGAACAGGATGAGCCTGAAGAGGCCGCGGTACCTGAGGCTCTCACCAATGGACTCGAAGAAATTGAAACAGCTGTCCCTTTGGAAACATTAGAAGAACTTAATGAGAACTTGCTTAAACGTCCGGAAGGATTTAACGTCTTTAAAAAGTTAGAGCGAATTCTTAAGAAGCGCGCAAAAGGATTTGAGGAAGGGAAAATTGACTGGTCATTAGGGGAAGCATTGGCCTTTGCCACGATTTTAAAAGACGGAACCCCGATTCGTATTACTGGTCAGGATACTGAACGAGGAACATTTGCTCATCGTCACGCGGTTCTGCATGATGTTGAAACAGAGGAAACGTACAGTCCATTTCATGATTTAGCAGGTGTTCATGCATCTTTTGATGTTTATAACAGCCCTCTGTCCGAAATAGGTGTGCTTGGGTTTGAGTACGGATACAGTGTTCAGTCCCCGGAAACGTTAGTGTTCTGGGAAGCACAGTTTGGCGATTTTGCCAATACCGGTCAGGTGATTCTTGATCAATTTATTGCTGCCGGACGTGCAAAATGGGGACAAAAATCAAATATGGTGCTGCTCCTTCCGCATGGGTATGAAGGACAGGGACCAGAGCATTCCAGTGCACGCTTGGAACGATTCTTACAGTTATCTGCTGAAAATAACTTTACGGTTGCGAATGTAACGTCATCAGCACAATTTTTCCACTTGCTGCGGAGGCAGGCTGCCATTGGAGGAAAAGATTCGGCACGTCCATTAGTTGTCATGACACCTAAGAGTCTTTTAAGAAATCCAAGAGTTGCTGCAGCACCAAGTGAGTTTACAGAAGGGAAGTTCAACCCGGTTGTTGAACAGAAAAACCTTGGCACGAAGAAGACAAAAGTAAAGCGTGTCGTGCTGGGCAGTGGCAAAATTATGGTCGACCTGGATGAAGCTCTTGATGAAAGAAGAGGGGAAGATTTCGATTGGCTTCATGTATTACGTGTTGAACAAATCTATCCATTCCCTGCAGAACAGATCAAGGGAATTTTAGCCCGTTATAAAAATGCAGAGGAAATTGTATGGGTTCAGGAAGAGCCTAGAAATGCCGGCAGCTGGGACTTCGTTAAGGAGGAGCTGCAGAAATTGGTGAAGGACAGTCAGACAGTGAAATATATTGGCCGTCCTAGACGTTCAGCGCCTTCCGTAGGTGAACCTAATATTCATAAAGCAGAACAGAGTAAGATTATAAACCAGACGCTAAAGCTTTCTAAAGGAGGAGATTCCCAGTGAAAGAGATAACAATTCCTGAACTAGCTGAATCCATCACAGAAGGTACGATTTCAGAGTGGCTTGTAAAAGAAGGGGATAAAGTCGAAAAAGGTGATCCAGTTGTAGAACTGGAAACAGATAAAGTAAATGTTGAAGTGAACACCGAATTTGAGGGTGTTTTAACAGAAATCGTTGCCGGTGAGGGAGAAGATGTTGAAATCGGCGATGTGATTGCCAAAGTAGACGAAAATGGAACAGCAGGTGGTGGAGCGTCAGCTGGGGAAACGAAGCCGGAAGAAAAAGAAAAAGAAACAGAAGCACCTGCAGAAGAGAAAAAGGCAGAGTCAGAACCAGCCCCTGCTGCTAAAGAAGAGCCGGCTGCAGCCAGTGATGAACAAGACCCTAACACGGCGCCTGTGGCTTCACCAGCAACAAGAAAACGTGCCCGTGAGCTAGGTATTGATTTAAATGAGCTCTATCCTAAAGATCCATTAGGCCGTGTACGTGTAGAGGACGTAGAACAGGCTGCAAGAGAAAAAGTGGAGAGCAGTAAAAAAGCAAAGGATTCCGGTAAGTCTAACAAAGACGCGGAGAAAACAGAATTTGATAAACCTGTTGAGCGTGTCCGGATGTCCCGTCGTCGTCAAACCATTGCCAAGCGTCTTGTAGATGTTCAGCATACGTCTGCTATGCTCACAACCTTTAATGAAGTTGATATGACCGCTGTAATGAACCTTCGTAAAGAACGCAAGGAAGCATTTCAGGAAAAGCATGGTGTGAAGCTTGGATTCATGTCCTTCTTTACTAAAGCAGTTGTTGGTGCACTTAAAGAATTCCCGCTCCTGAATGCAGAAATTCAAGGGGACGAAATTGTTAAGAAGAATTTTTATGATATTGGTATGGCCGTATCTACAGAAGATGGTCTGGTGGTACCGGTTGTAAGGGATGCCGATCGTCTGGACTTTGCCGGTATTGAGAATAAAGTCGGTGAGTTGGCGAAAAAAGCCCGGGATAAAAAGCTTGCCGTAGATGACATGCAAGGTGGAACCTTTACGATTACAAATGGAGGTACATTTGGATCCTTACTATCCACGCCAATCCTGAACTCACCACAGGTTGGTATTCTCGGTATGCATAAAATTCAAAAACGTCCAATGGTTATGCCGGACGACAGCATCGAGGTTCGCCCTATGATGTATCTTGCCCTATCCTACGATCACCGTATTGTAGATGGTCGTGAAGCCGTCCAATTCCTTGTAAGAATAAAAGAGATGCTGGAAGATCCGTATAGTCTCTTGCTGGAAGGATAATAGAATAGGATTTTTTAAAAGACATCCAATCTAGAATTGGGTGTCTTTTGAATTTAGATGGAGAGGATGAAGGCTAAAATTATAGGAGGAAACTTTAGATGTGGTCTTCATAAGTGTGATGAAGGCCAACTCAGAACGTATTTTTTTGAATATGTCCCTCAATCCATTGATGAAGGCCAAAACGCAATAGCCCAGTCGTGGAAATGTCCTTCATCTGATCCATGAAGGACAAATCAATCTCATAAAGCAGAAGAATAGTCCATCATCCCCATGTAATCAACGAATGTAAAGACAATGGCCCTCATCAACCACACTATATTTTCGAAAAATTCAATTTTTAGTGAAGAGAAGTCCAATTCCTGCATAAGATAACATTAATAAATCTTATGGGGGGAAATTCATGAGTGATGATAAGAGAAGCTTTGTGATATCAGAAGAAGATTGGTCTCTCCATAAAAAGGGATATGATGATCAGCAAAGGCACCAGGAAAAAGTCAGAGAAGCCATAAAAAACCGGTTGCCGGATCTCGTGACGGAAGAAAGTGTGATTATGTCTAAAGGTAAAGATGTCGTGAAGATCCCTGTACGTTCTTTAAATGAATATAAAATCAGGTATAACTTTGATAAAAATAAACATGCCGGCCAAGGGCAGGGAGACAGCAAAGTAGGAGATGTTGTAGCTAAGGACGGAAAGCCTGAGCAAGGGCAGGCAGGTAATGGTCAACAGCCAGGGGATCAGCCCGGTGAAGATTATTATGAAACCGAAGTATCCTTTGAAGAACTGGAAGAGGCTTTCTTTCAGCATCTGGAGCTGCCTAATCTGGAAGAAAAAGAGAAAGATGACATTGTAACCACAGATACGGAATTTAGAGATCTTCGTAAAACAGGTCTCACCGGAAATATTGATAAGAAGAGAAGTCTAAAAGAGGCGCTGAAGCGAAATGCCCAGGAAGGAGAGGCATCCTTTTCACCCATTTACCCTGATGATCTTCGCTTTAAAACCTGGGAGGATATCGAAAAGCCAGACTCAAAAGCTGTTATCATAGCCCTGATGGATACTTCAGGCAGCATGGGGATGTGGGAGAAATATATGGCGAGGAGTTTTTTCTTCTGGACGACACGTTTTCTTCGCAGAAATTATGATACAGTTGATATTGAATTTATTGCCCATCATACAGAAGCTAAAGTAGTTTCAGAGGATGAGTTTTTTTCAAAAGGAGAAAGTGGGGGAACCATTTGTTCTTCAGCCTATCGCAAAGCTTTGGAGGTTATAGAAGATCGATATAGCCCATCACGTTATAATATTTATCCTATTCATTTTTCTGATGGAGATAACTTAACTTCTGATAATCGAAACTGTGTGAGCCTTGTTGAAGAGTTGATGGAGAAGTCCAGCATGTTCTGTTATGGAGAAGTGAATCAGTATAACCGGCATTCTACATTGATGTCTGCTTATCACAAATTTGAAGATCCGAAGTTTAAACACTATGTTTTGAAGAGAAGGGCAGATGTGTTCCATGCCATGAAGGAGTTTTTCAGAAAAGAAGTAACAGAAGCGGGCTAGGGGATGGGAGGCTTTCCCGTCCTCTTTTCTGTATAAAAATACTTATTTTCTTCGTTATAGAAGGCGATTTAGAAGAAGGCTGCATGAATGATATGTTAAAATAACAGTAAATGAACGGGAAAGGAGTCTGACTGTGAAAAAGGGACTAATGGTAACCCTCATTTTCTTTATGACTACTCTGCTGACAGGGTGTAATTTGTTTGATGAAGTGAATGACTCCCTCGATTATGCGAATGAAGCAACAGAATATATTCATACACTAAGTGACTTTAATTCGGACTTGCCACAACTTATGGAAGAGGCAGCAAATAATCCTGAAGTTGAGAAGCAGCTGAATGAACGCTTGAATAATATAGAAGAGCAGATTAATGAATTTACACAGCTTGATCCACCAGCTGTCGCTGAAGATCTTCATCAACAATTCGTTAAGCATAGTGAAAACTTAAATCAAACCATTCAGAAGGTCACCGAACAAGGGGATGTTGCGATTGAACAGCTGGAAAATTCCCAGATTGTGGATACCGTTCGTGATATCACGGGTTTATTAAACCAACTTGAAAACTTAGGCTTATAAAAGTTTCCGTAGCTTTTCAGTATAAGAAAACTCATGTATAATACATTTAGACTTACGCATATATTATAAAAAGGCCGTTGGTGATTCACCAACGGCCGTACAATAGCCCAATTGGGGGCGACTCACACGTTAGAGCGTCAAAGTGGTAACTACCCTAACTTGCTTGCCAGGCTTACAGGGTGGTTACTTTTTTATTTCAGACAGTATCGTCGCGACGAATGTTCCAAAAGAAATCATTAACATCAGCGATTCGAATACTGTTATAAGCATCACCCCCTTGAGCAGGAGCAGGCGATGGCGGTGGTGGATCTGGAGCTTTTAAATATAAATACCTTTGGGAATCCCCTGGATATTCAATGTGTAATATCCAGTTTTTTGTGCATTAAGCGCGTAATCATGGGTGACAATTAAATTCAACTTTCAACCACTTTTTTGTTTAATTTACAAAAATCGGCATAAACTAAGCGTGACCTTTAAGAAAGGAGTGTTACCTGTGAATGTAAAAAGGGTTCTCGTCGCTTTTGGCATTATGCTACTTTTATTCACAGTGCAAAACGTGAATGTTTCAGCACAGACGGATACATACACGGTTCAACCGGGAGATACCTTATGGAAAATATCAGTAAGGTATGAAGTCGGGCTCTCAGAAATTATTAATGCCAATCCCCAATTCAGTAACCCTGATTTGATTTATCCAGGAGATAAAGTTTCTATCCCGTTAGGAGAAGGTACTCAATCGGTTGAAGAGGAAGTAGCCAGAATCACAAATGATTATCGTTCCCAAAATGGTCTAAGTCCTTTGAAATTTGATTGGGAACTGGCAAGGGTTGCCCGATATAAGTCCGAAGATATGAGGGATAAGGGGTATTTTTCCCATACTTCTCCAACGTATGGCTCTCCATTTACGATGATGCAGAATTTCGGAATCTCCTACACAAGGGCAGCAGAAAATATTGCAGCCGGACAGCGAACCGCACAGGAAGTTGTGCGATCATGGATGAACAGTCCCGGTCATCGGAAAAATATACTGGATCCCAATGTAACCCATATAGGTGTAGGCTATGCCAAGGGCGGAAGCTATGGACATTACTGGACTCAGATGTTTATAAAGAAATAACACTTTATAAGAAAAAAGTCCTTGTTTCAAAACAAGGACTTTTTTCTTATTTTATGCAAAACTAAAATAGCTTTATTGGTTCGTAATGACAATGGTTTTGGCAAAAAGGAATTGTATTTGCATTTATTTTCCTTTAAAAAAATTGTGGAAACATGTATGGGCTTTCCGTTATAATGTTTAAATGTGTGAAGATTTTCAGTAAATCGCTTTCAATCGTTTGAATTTCAAGACAGTAGTGAATCATTATAAGAGGATTTTTCGACAAGAAAGTCTTACTGTATGAAAGTCTTCCTGTATTCAAACAATAAAACCAGCAGGATCAAGGAGGTATAAATTGTGGATGTTGTAGGAATCTTATTTGGTATTTTAGCTATTTTAATAGTCATAGGAATCGCCTTTTTAATGTCTAACGAAAGGACAAAGATTAATTTCAAAGGTATTCTGGTTATGATTTTGTCGCAGCTGATCATTACCTACTTTTTATTCAAGACTGATATTGGTCAGGATATCATTTTAGCTATATCCAGTGGCTTTAATAAGCTGATTGAATTTGGTATGGCAGGTGTTAACTTTATTGCTGGAGGATTAGGCGGCTTTGAGAATGCATTTTTCTTTAATGTTCTGTTGATTATTGTCTTTTTCTCTACGTTATTAGCGGTATTAACTCACCTGAAAATCCTGCCATTAATTATTAAGTATCTTGGCTGGGGGATTTCCAAAATCACTGGTCTGCCAAAAGTTGAGTCGTTTAACGCTGTGAACAGTATCTTTTTTGGACAGTCAGAGGCATTGCTGGCCATTAAATCACAGTTTCATCATTTAGATAGCAATCGTTTATATATTGTAAGTGCATCAGCCATGGGATCTGTTTCGGCTTCCATTGTAGGAGCCTATATGCAGATGATTCCGGCAGAATATGTGTTAGTGGCTCTTCCTTTGAATATGTTCAGTGCCCTGATTGTTTCTTCTATCATCGCTCCTGTAGAGGTAAAGGATGAGAACGATGAAGTTGATATTAAAGATGTATCAGAAGCCAAAAGCTTTTTCGAAGCGATGGGGAATGGTGCATTAGATGGTGGACGTATTGCTCTGATTGTTGCAGCAATGTTAATTGCCTTTATTGCTGCATTGGAATTCGTAAACTGGATTATTCAATTTGCCTTTGCTGGCGTAACGCTGCAGCAAATCCTTGGCTATATTATAGCTCCTCTTGGAATTCTGATGGGTATTGCGCCAAGTGAGGTTATAGAAGCAGGAAGTATTATGGGTACAAAAATTGTCACGAATGAATTCGTTGCAATGGACCAATTTACCAATATTATGGGTGGCATGAGCGAGAAAACGGTCGGCATTGTATCTGTATTCCTGACAAGCTTTGCGAACTTCTCATCCATCGGTATTATCGCAGGTACTGTTCAGGGAATTGATCCTGAAAAAGGAAAAACAGTTTCTAAATATGGAATGAAGCTATTGATTGGTGCGACTCTTGCTTCCATTTTATCTGCAACTATTGCCGGACTAATTATCTCTCTTCCATTTTAAAATGCAGAGCTCTGAATAGGTCTCTAACAGGAATCTTAATGATTTCCTCTTTTTCAAGTATAAGTTTATGTGAATTTGGTAAGAGGTTTAAATAACCCCCATTCCCTGCATGAAAAGCATCTGGGATTTGGGGGTTATTTTTTATCTTCCCACGTATGGAAGTTTCCCTTTATCACGCACTAACTGGCCGTAATATCCCCCTTCAAGTTTTGAGGGTACACTCACAAGGATAAGTGGGGATAAACGGCCAGTAAATTCCTGATAAGTTCAACTAACCATTAGTGGGGGATGAACCCCCACTAATGGAAGTTTCCCTTTATAAGAGATTTCTTTTACGATAGAATGAGTGATAAGAATGGTTTACAATCGTTTGAATTGTACACATAGAAAGGACGACAGCATCAAATGAAAAATCAATCAATCGTTTTTACCGGGGGCGGAACAGCTGGTCATGTAGTCGTCAATTTAGCGCTGATTCCAGAGTTTATAAAGGATGGCTGGGATGTTCATTACATTGGCTCGCATCAGGGAATAGAACGGGAGCTTATAAGTGGTATGGACGGAATTACGTACCACGCTATTTCCACGGGAAAACTCCGTCGATACTTTGATAAGGAAAATTTTAAAGATCCGTTTCGGGTGTTAAAAGGAACCTGGCAATCATTGCGAATTTTGTCGAAAGTGAAGCCGCATACAGTTTTTTCAAAGGGTGGGTTTGTTTCGGTACCGGTTGTAACCGCCGCCAAACTAAAAGGGGTGCCTGCGATTATCCACGAATCAGATTACACGCCTGGACTTGCGAATAAGCTTGCTTTCCCATTTGCCAGAAAAGTGCTGGCCACTTTTCCGGAAACGATGAAATATTTACCGGAAAAGAAAGCAGAATGGGTCGGAGCGATTATTCGTGAGGAATTGTTTGAGGGGGATGAAGCAAAGGGTCTGCGGCAATGTGATTTCGTTAAGGATAAACCGGTTATTCTTATCATGGGAGGAAGTTCCGGATCCCAGAAATTAAACGACATTATCCGCAAGCATCTGGACACCTTATTAGATAAATTTCAAATCATCCACATCTGCGGGAAAGGAAAAGTGGATCCTTCCATTCATCGCTTTGGCTATGAGCAGTTTGAGTATGTACAGGATGAATTGAAAGACCTGATGGCTGCCGCTGATTTAGTGGTCTCGAGAGCTGGCTCCAATTCTATTTATGAATTTTTGGCTCTTAAGAAGCCGATGCTTCTCATTCCCTTATCAAGGCAAGCAAGCAGAGGGGATCAGATTTTAAATGCGAATTCTTTTAGAAAACAAGGGTTTGCCCGCGTCATTGAGGAAGAGGAATTACATGAAGAACGGTTCTTGAATGAGCTCCAACAATTGTGGATAGAAAGGGAAACGATTATCGATAAAATGATGGCTTATAAAAGCGAAGAAACGAAGGAAAAGGTTATACAAATGCTTAAGCACATCCAGTAAACAGATTTCCAGGGAGGAGATAAAATGACAGCTATTTATTGCCATTACTGCAGCAGAGAGATTCGGGACCAGGATGAGCTGGTAACGGCATCAAAGTGGTTTCGGTTGAAGGCTTTTCATTACCAATGTTATCAGGACTTAGAGCAGGAAGCGGTATTGGTAAGCAATGTCTGGGTTCCTGTAAACGGAATGTCAGGAAATATCTCCTCAGGTTTGATGCTGCTATTATCGATTTGGATGCTGACGGCAAATACGTGGGGATTCATAGGGGATGCTATCGGGGTTATTGCTCTGTATCAGGTGATTTTACGTATTCTGTCCTTATTGATTATTGAAAATCGGCTCCCTAAATATGTTGAAAATAAAAAACCCCTGGATAGAGGATAATATAGGACGTGGAGTTTGCGTTTCTTTTCTGAAAAAATTATGATCTAGTTAGAGGCTAAGAAAGGAGATGTTGGTATGAGTTTAACCAGTACTTCAACATTACATAATGGTGTTAAAATTCCATGGGTAGGTTTAGGTGTTTATAAAGTGGATAAGGGTGAAGTAGCTCTGGATACCGTTAAATCAGCTCTTGACCTTGGTTATCGCAGTATTGATACAGCATCTTTTTATGAAAATGAAAAAGAAGTCGGTCAGGCGATTCGTGACAGTGGATTGAGTCGTGAAGAAATTTTTGTTACGAGTAAAGTATGGAACACTGAACAGGGGTATGAAGAAACCTTGAAAGCCTTTGATAATAGCCTGAATAAGCTTGGCTTGGACTATCTGGATCTGTATTTAATACACTGGCCTGTACCAGGCAAATTCAAGGATACATGGCGAGCGCTTGAAGAGATCTATGAGCAGGGGAAAGTCCGTGCAATTGGAGTCAGTAACTTCCAAATTCACCATCTGGAAGACTTAATGAAAGATGCCAAAATTAAACCTATGGTCGATCAGGTCGAGTTTCACCCGCAGTTGTATCAAAAGGATCTATTAGACTTCTGCAGCGAAAATGACATTCAACTGGAGGCTTGGGGACCTTTAGGCAGAAGTCGTTATCTGGATGATCCTGTTTTGAACGAGATTGCAGAAAAATACGGAAAAAGTCCCGCACAAGTAATGCTTCGCTGGCATCACCAGCACGAAATTGTCATTATACCAAAATCGACGAAGCCCCATCGCCAAAAAGAAAATGCGGATTTATTTGACTTTGAGCTATCGGAAGAAGACATGAAAAACATTGATGAGTTAAACCAGGATAAGCGAACAGGGAAGCATCCTGATGAGTTTCCTTATTGAAACTAAAGACATCAGCTCCAATTAAGGGCTGATGTCTTTTTATGTAGAAATTTCCCGGGAAATATACAAGGCTAGTAGCCGTTGACAACAAGATCAAGTTTTCCGGTATGAGGATCAATGACCAAACCATGCACAGGTATCGTTTCCGGAATCAGTGGATGATGGTTTAGAATATCGACACTATTTTTTACATTATCCTCTACATTTGTAAAACCTTTTAAGAATTCCTTTGCATCTGTATTTTGATTAGTTTCAAATGCTTCAATCTGCTCCCTGGATATTCCTCTGGTCTCTAATTTCTTAACTAAATCATCCGGGTTAACCTTCCCCATACCGCAATCATGATGACCAATCACCATTACCTCATCGGCGTTTAAGGCATGAATACCGACTAAAATACTTTTCACCGCACCGTCTGTAGGGGATGAGACCATAGCTCCGGCATTTT from Virgibacillus sp. MSP4-1 harbors:
- a CDS encoding cation diffusion facilitator family transporter, with the translated sequence MGHNHDHGHDHHHNANKKALLISFCLIAAFMIVELIGGFLTNSLALISDAGHMLSDAASLGLSLVAFKIGEKAANTSKTYGYKRFEILAAFINGITLLAISLYIFWEAYHRFLAPPNVGSGMLIIAFIGLVVNIAVAWILMKGDTEENLNLRSAFLHVLGDLLGSVGAIVAGLLIMFFNWNIADPIASVIVALLVLISGWRVTRDSVHVLMEGKPSHIEMDVVEETLCNISGVKEVHDLHVWAITSDFPTLTCHLIVKDDVNRDSILEKASNLLHDKFELHHTTIQIEGADAKFHKKEDNCN
- a CDS encoding metalloregulator ArsR/SmtB family transcription factor, yielding MEKNKNEGYKELDEDTLFIVSQTFKALSDPTRLRILYLLFQKEYSVNQIADTLKLKQSNVSHQLRYLKGLRLVKFRREGTTIYYSHDDEHVMKMLDQTIHHALHQ
- a CDS encoding 2-oxoglutarate dehydrogenase E1 component, with amino-acid sequence MGYVEEQYEQFLEDPDLVDPSLKDIFREYGAPEWISPGGTTQPGEAQELSDGDVQKISATMKLVEAIRRHGHLEANIYPVGRKKDRYSPLVDPKNYGLSDEDLRSIPARWVWKNAPSNVNNALDVVKTLKSRYAGKISFEFYHVHDDQEREWLQQNVETGNFNVTLNPEEKKELLQNIAEVEGFEQFLGKTFVGQKRFSIEGLDVMVPMLNRLVHEANNDSVEHVLMGMAHRGRLNVLAHVLGKPYDLIFSEFHSSPDKELIPSEGSTGINYGWTGDVKYHFGADRDIKGKNEKSTHVTLAHNPSHLEFVNPIVEGYTRAAQDDRTHSGYAEPDLNKAFTISIHGDAAFIGEGVVAETLNLSRLRGYHTGGTIHIIANNLVGFTTNNTDGRSTTYASDLAKGFEIPVVHVNADDPEACLTAVNLVYEYRKKFHKDILIDLVGYRRYGHNEMDEPRSTQPYLYQNIDEHESALHVYAQSLVEEGVISEDEFKQLKKDVSKKFKSIYESMKEDEQDEPEEAAVPEALTNGLEEIETAVPLETLEELNENLLKRPEGFNVFKKLERILKKRAKGFEEGKIDWSLGEALAFATILKDGTPIRITGQDTERGTFAHRHAVLHDVETEETYSPFHDLAGVHASFDVYNSPLSEIGVLGFEYGYSVQSPETLVFWEAQFGDFANTGQVILDQFIAAGRAKWGQKSNMVLLLPHGYEGQGPEHSSARLERFLQLSAENNFTVANVTSSAQFFHLLRRQAAIGGKDSARPLVVMTPKSLLRNPRVAAAPSEFTEGKFNPVVEQKNLGTKKTKVKRVVLGSGKIMVDLDEALDERRGEDFDWLHVLRVEQIYPFPAEQIKGILARYKNAEEIVWVQEEPRNAGSWDFVKEELQKLVKDSQTVKYIGRPRRSAPSVGEPNIHKAEQSKIINQTLKLSKGGDSQ
- the odhB gene encoding 2-oxoglutarate dehydrogenase complex dihydrolipoyllysine-residue succinyltransferase produces the protein MKEITIPELAESITEGTISEWLVKEGDKVEKGDPVVELETDKVNVEVNTEFEGVLTEIVAGEGEDVEIGDVIAKVDENGTAGGGASAGETKPEEKEKETEAPAEEKKAESEPAPAAKEEPAAASDEQDPNTAPVASPATRKRARELGIDLNELYPKDPLGRVRVEDVEQAAREKVESSKKAKDSGKSNKDAEKTEFDKPVERVRMSRRRQTIAKRLVDVQHTSAMLTTFNEVDMTAVMNLRKERKEAFQEKHGVKLGFMSFFTKAVVGALKEFPLLNAEIQGDEIVKKNFYDIGMAVSTEDGLVVPVVRDADRLDFAGIENKVGELAKKARDKKLAVDDMQGGTFTITNGGTFGSLLSTPILNSPQVGILGMHKIQKRPMVMPDDSIEVRPMMYLALSYDHRIVDGREAVQFLVRIKEMLEDPYSLLLEG
- the yhbH gene encoding sporulation protein YhbH, with the translated sequence MSDDKRSFVISEEDWSLHKKGYDDQQRHQEKVREAIKNRLPDLVTEESVIMSKGKDVVKIPVRSLNEYKIRYNFDKNKHAGQGQGDSKVGDVVAKDGKPEQGQAGNGQQPGDQPGEDYYETEVSFEELEEAFFQHLELPNLEEKEKDDIVTTDTEFRDLRKTGLTGNIDKKRSLKEALKRNAQEGEASFSPIYPDDLRFKTWEDIEKPDSKAVIIALMDTSGSMGMWEKYMARSFFFWTTRFLRRNYDTVDIEFIAHHTEAKVVSEDEFFSKGESGGTICSSAYRKALEVIEDRYSPSRYNIYPIHFSDGDNLTSDNRNCVSLVEELMEKSSMFCYGEVNQYNRHSTLMSAYHKFEDPKFKHYVLKRRADVFHAMKEFFRKEVTEAG